In Actinomadura luteofluorescens, the sequence TCCCCGCCGCCCGCCGCGCCCTCGCGGTGCTGCGCCTGCTGGCGGGCGCGCCCGGCCCGCTGCCCGCCTCGGCGATCGCCCGCTCCCTCGCCCTCCCCCGCTCCAGCGCCTACCACCTGCTGACCGCGATGGCCGAGGACGGCTTCGTCACCTACATCCCCGAGGAGCGCCGCTGGGGCCTCGGCGTCGCCGCCTTCGAGATCGGCTCCGCCTACCTGCGCCACGAGCCCCTGGAACGCCTCGCCCGCCCCCTCCTGCGCCGCCTGGTCGACCGCGTCGGCGAGATCGCGCAGCTCGGCGTCCTGCACGGCGCCGAGACCCTCTACCTGCTGAAGGAGCAGCCGCCCCGGCACGCCGCCCTGGTCACCGACGTGGGCGTCCGGATGCCCGCGCAGCTCACCGCGAGCGGCCGCTCGATCCTGGCGTACCTGCCGCCCGCGCAGGTCAGGGCCCTGTTCCCGGGCCGCTTCGTGGACCGCACCGGCCGGGGCCCCGCCACCCTGCGCGACCTGCGCCGCACCCTCGCCGAGGACGCCCGCCGGGGCTGGGCGGTCGAGGACGGCCACGTCACCGAGGGCTTCGCGAGCATCGCCGCCTGCGCCTTCGACCACACCGGCCGCCCCACCGCCGCGATCACGGTGACGTTCCGCCGCGAGGACCACCCGGAGGAGACGTGGCCCGCCCTGGCGCACCAGGTGCGCGCCACGGCCGCCGCCCTCACCACCCGCCTCACCGGCCGCCCTCCGGCCTGACGCCGAAACGGTCCGCGACCAGCCGGCCGGCCCAGAGGCGCAGCGCGTCCTCCACGGGCGGGTGGCTCAGCCCGGCCTCCTTGGCCAGCGCGTCCGCCGACGACGTGTCGTACCGGTCCTCGGACAGGAAGGACAGCGTCTCGGGCTCGACCCCGGTGAGCGCGCGCGGCAGCCGCCGCACGAGCCCGACCGGCACCGTCACCCGGGGCGGGCGCACGCCGAGGTGCCGCGCCAGGAGCCCGACCAGCTCGGGCAGGGGCGGCGTGGCATCGTCCAGAACCCGGTGGGCGCGGTAGGCCCCCTCGTCGTACTCGGGCACGGCCGCCATGAAACGGGCCAGGTGATCGACGGTGACCACGGGCACGAACGTGCGCCGCGACCCGGCCAGGGCGGGCAGGCGCCCGGCCCAGAGATCCCGCACCATCTCGGCGAGCCCGATGTACTGCCCGGCCTCCCCGGTGGCCGAGTGCCCGATCACGGTCGCGGGATGCACCGCGGTGAGGGGCGCCCCCGTCTCCGCCGCGACCGCGCGCACCGCCGCGTCCCCTTCGAGCTTGGACGCCTCATACGCGCCCAGGCGCCGGTAGAGCGCGTCGAGTTCCTTCGCTGGCACCGGGTAGGCGAGCCTCCCTTCGGAGGCCACGCGATAACCGGAGACGTGGACCAGGCGCCGGAGCCGCGGACGCGCGGCCGCCCACCGCGCCACGTTCACGGCACCGTCGACGTTCGCCCGCCGCGCCTCCTCCCGGCCGAGCCCGAACCGGAACAGGGCGGCGGCGTTGAAGACGTCCCGCACGGCCTCCAGCCGCTCGCGGTCCTCCTCGTCCAGGCCCAGGTCCGGCCGCGTGATGTCGGCGCCGACGACCATCAGCCCCTGATCGTCGACGCCGTGCTCGCGCAGCCATCCCCGCAGCTCGCCACCGCGCCCGGCGCCGCCCCGGACGGCCACGGCGACCGCCCGCCCCCGTCCCAGCAGTTCCGCCGTCAGCCATCGGCCGACGAACCCCGTCGCCC encodes:
- a CDS encoding IclR family transcriptional regulator, with product MSQVPAARRALAVLRLLAGAPGPLPASAIARSLALPRSSAYHLLTAMAEDGFVTYIPEERRWGLGVAAFEIGSAYLRHEPLERLARPLLRRLVDRVGEIAQLGVLHGAETLYLLKEQPPRHAALVTDVGVRMPAQLTASGRSILAYLPPAQVRALFPGRFVDRTGRGPATLRDLRRTLAEDARRGWAVEDGHVTEGFASIAACAFDHTGRPTAAITVTFRREDHPEETWPALAHQVRATAAALTTRLTGRPPA
- a CDS encoding SDR family oxidoreductase gives rise to the protein MTFRESGAGGALVVGATGFVGRWLTAELLGRGRAVAVAVRGGAGRGGELRGWLREHGVDDQGLMVVGADITRPDLGLDEEDRERLEAVRDVFNAAALFRFGLGREEARRANVDGAVNVARWAAARPRLRRLVHVSGYRVASEGRLAYPVPAKELDALYRRLGAYEASKLEGDAAVRAVAAETGAPLTAVHPATVIGHSATGEAGQYIGLAEMVRDLWAGRLPALAGSRRTFVPVVTVDHLARFMAAVPEYDEGAYRAHRVLDDATPPLPELVGLLARHLGVRPPRVTVPVGLVRRLPRALTGVEPETLSFLSEDRYDTSSADALAKEAGLSHPPVEDALRLWAGRLVADRFGVRPEGGR